A DNA window from Plasmodium brasilianum strain Bolivian I chromosome 12, whole genome shotgun sequence contains the following coding sequences:
- a CDS encoding heat shock protein 90, whose translation MQNAYTANKIKLILCFVFVVFLKSSDKIETYNLGRNTDKLNYILNYRTPNRYNIDNKINKRFFKKKEFNGNAVKNFNDDVKTIREDMSADSSPIEKYNFKAEVNKVMDIIVNSLYTDKDVFLRELISNASDACDKKRIILENDKFMKEAQTVADSSGVKTDIEEKSTSEEGKGDGEIEKKEENEETNEIKKLIIKIKPDKEKKTLTITDNGIGMDKNELINNLGTIAQSGTAKFLKQIEEGKADSNLIGQFGVGFYSSFLVSNKVEVFTKKENQIFRWFSDLNGSFMVNEIKKYEQEYEDIKTSGTKIVLHLKEECDEYLEDYKLKELIKKYSEFIKFPIEIWSEKIDYERVPDDSVSLKDGDKMKMKTITKRYHEWEKINVQLPIWKQDEKQLTENDYYSFYKNTFKAYDDPLAYVHFNVEGQISFNSILYIPGSLPWELSKNMFDEESRGIRLYVKRVFINDKFSEAIPRWLTFLRGIVDSENLPLNVGREILQKSKMLQIINKRIVLKSISMMKGLKETGGEKWNKFINTFGKYLKIGVVEDKENQEEIAALVDFYSINSGDKKIDLDTYIENMKEDQKCIYYISGENKKTVQNSPSLEKLKTLNYDVLFSLEPIDEFCLSSLTVNKYKGYDVLDVNKADLKLKKEGDQNKTDSLDKLKMKYEILCRWLHNKFSHKVHEVRISDRLINSPALLVQGEMGISPSMQKYMKQQATAQGISENEMFGGQTANQPVLEINPNHYIIKQLNHLIQIDKMNSQNSEIAEQIFDIASMQGGYTIDDTGLFAKRVIGMMEKNAQTYLMNVQGDLDNTPSNTSSDKPAESSTFNSTDQGNDLTLTNVSQSVEGEKGINENTLQGSDSSGLSGGNTGGLSESSSNGISESSSNGISESSSNGISESSSNGISESSSNGISESSSNGISESSSNGISESSSNGISESSSSGVSESSLSGVSGNNLSGYNINENSLNENNMNKLDSKIYEVDRNVFNDKMLSSTDKTVL comes from the coding sequence atgcaaaatgcTTATACTgccaataaaataaaactaatattatgttttgtATTTGTTGTGTTTTTAAAATCAAGTGATAAAATAGAAACTTATAATTTAGGTAGGAATACAGATAAATTGAATTACATATTAAACTACAGAACTCCCAATAGATataatatagataataagataaataaaagattttttaaaaaaaaggaatttaaTGGAAATgctgtaaaaaattttaatgatgATGTAAAAACAATTAGGGAGGACATGTCTGCAGACAGTTCTCCAATAGAAAAGTATAACTTCAAAGCAGAGGTTAATAAAGTAATGGATATCATTgttaattctttatatacAGACAAAGATGTGTTTTTAAGAGAGTTAATATCAAATGCATCAGACGCATGTGATAAGAAGAGAATAATATTGGAAAATGACAAATTTATGAAAGAAGCACAAACTGTAGCGGATTCGTCTGGAGTTAAAACCGATATTGAAGAAAAAAGCACTTCTGAAGAAGGGAAGGGAGATggagaaatagaaaaaaaagaagagaatgAAGAAACGAatgagataaaaaaattaataataaaaataaaacctgataaggaaaaaaaaacattaacaaTTACGGACAATGGGATAGGTATGGACAAAAATGAATTGATTAACAATTTAGGAACAATAGCTCAATCAGGAACTGcgaaatttttaaaacaaattgaAGAAGGAAAAGCAGATAGTAACTTAATTGGACAATTTGGAGTTGGTTTTTATTCGTCTTTTCTTGTTTCAAATAAAGTGGaagtttttacaaaaaaagaaaatcagATATTTAGATGGTTTTCTGATTTGAATGGTAGTTTTATGgtaaacgaaataaaaaaatacgaacAAGAATATGAAGATATAAAAACTAGTGGAACCAAAAttgttttacatttaaaagaagaatGTGATGAATATTTAGAAGATTATAAACTAAAagaattgataaaaaaatattccgaGTTTATTAAATTCCCAATTGAAATATGGTCAGAAAAAATTGATTATGAAAGAGTTCCAGATGATTCTGTTTCTTTAAAAGATGgagataaaatgaaaatgaaaactaTTACAAAAAGATATCATgaatgggaaaaaataaatgttcaGTTACCTATATGGAAACAAGATGAAAAACAGCTGACTGAAAATGATTATTATagcttttataaaaatacatttaaagcATATGATGATCCATTAGCATATGTTCATTTTAATGTAGAAGGTCAAATTTCATTTAactctattttatatatacctgGCTCTCTTCCGTGGGAATTgagtaaaaatatgtttgaTGAAGAATCAAGAGGAATTcgattatatgtaaaaagagTTTTCATTAATGACAAGTTTTCAGAAGCCATACCCCGATGGTTAACCTTTTTAAGAGGTATAGTAGATAGTGAAAATTTGCCTTTAAATGTAGGAAGagaaattttacaaaaatcaaaaatgctacaaattattaataaaagaattgtTCTTAAGAGTATTAGTATGATGAAAGGCTTAAAAGAAACTGGAGgagaaaaatggaataaatttattaacacatttggaaaatatttaaaaataggtGTAGTAGAAGATAAAGAAAATCAAGAAGAAATTGCGGCTTTAGTAGACTTTTATTCAATTAATAGTGGagacaaaaaaatagatCTTGATACGTATATAGAAAACATGAAAGAGGatcaaaaatgtatatactaCATTTCaggggaaaataaaaaaacagttCAAAACTCTCCATCGCTAGAAAAACTTAAAACATTAAATTATgatgttttattttccttagaACCAATAGATGAATTCTGTTTATCTTCCTTAAcagttaataaatataaaggttATGATGTTTTAGATGTAAACAAAGCGGAcctaaaattaaaaaaagaaggtgATCAAAACAAAACGGATAGTttagataaattaaaaatgaaatatgaaaTTCTATGTAGATGgttacataataaattttcacACAAGGTACACGAAGTTCGAATTTCAGATCGATTAATTAATTCCCCTGCTTTATTAGTTCAAGGAGAAATGGGAATATCCCCTTctatgcaaaaatatatgaaacaGCAAGCAACTGCTCAGGGAATTTCAGAAAATGAAATGTTCGGTGGTCAAACAGCAAATCAACCAGTGTTAGAAATTAACCCAAaccattatattattaaacaattaaatCATTTAATACAAATAGATAAAATGAATTCACAAAATTCTGAAATTGCTGAACAAATTTTTGATATTGCGTCGATGCAAGGAGGTTATACCATAGATGACACAGGACTTTTTGCAAAAAGGGTTATAGGAATGATGGAAAAAAATGCACAGACTTATTTAATGAATGTTCAAGGTGATCTAGACAATACTCCTTCAAATACATCCTCCGACAAACCTGCAGAAAGCAGTACGTTTAATTCTACGGATCAGGGGAATGATTTAACTCTGACCAACGTTAGTCAAAGTGTCGAAGgtgaaaaaggaataaacGAAAACACTTTACAAGGAAGTGATTCAAGTGGATTAAGTGGTGGCAACACAGGTGGTTTAAGCGAAAGTAGTTCAAATGGGATAAGCGAGAGTAGTTCAAATGGGATAAGCGAAAGTAGTTCAAATGGGATAAGCGAAAGTAGTTCAAATGGGATAAGCGAAAGTAGTTCAAATGGGATAAGCGAGAGTAGTTCAAATGGGATAAGCGAGAGTAGTTCAAATGGGATAAGCGAAAGTAGTTCAAATGGGATAAGCGAAAGTAGTTCAAGTGGGGTAAGCGAGAGTAGTTTAAGTGGGGTAAGCGGAAATAATTTAAGTGGATATAACATAAACGAAAATagtttaaatgaaaataatatgaataaattggactccaaaatatatgaagtagatcgaaatgtttttaatgataaaatgCTTAGCAGTACAGATAAGACAGTATTATAG
- a CDS encoding pre-mRNA-splicing factor CWC24 — protein sequence MFKKRTINKLKNRKKTGDIKDEEKNNEERKNDKEESPDANTVDYSDRRDVINKILNTKEKENSDDDDDVVCKYLFKKKMKNMNEQNSSHLTKKQHKIMVQSKSVNISETNAITQDKIYKGDFSNSKNYGFYEIDQDSKHDHRAIMERNIKIGEEILKGNLKDNIYRGKDAHEKALTINKDSLAKNKYTGLYGPVRNSGANVRVTLRIDYEPCICKDYKETGYCGFGDTCIYLHDRSDYKSGWKIEQEYQEKRKRDDALKKKKLEKWNEKMLKKLDDKLNNSLDNDNKQEFNNENGSDNNTEKSSNSSAVSSCSENENSTDNSSSDNENNLPFACVKCKKKWKLEMNPSVTECFHYFCEKCFMEMFKKNKKCFKCGLQLNGIMNSAQNIIDILNKKKPSK from the coding sequence atgtttaagaAGAGgactataaataaattaaaaaatagaaagaaaaCAGGAGATATAAAGgacgaagaaaaaaataatgaagaaagaaaaaatgataagGAAGAGAGCCCTGATGCTAACACTGTGGATTATAGTGATAGAAGAGACGTAATTAATAAGATATTGAAtacaaaggaaaaagaaaacagtGACGATGATGACGATGTTGTATgcaaatatttgtttaaaaaaaaaatgaagaatatgaatgaacaaaatagttcacatttaacaaaaaaacaacatAAGATAATGGTGCAGTCAAAAAGTGTAAATATTAGTGAAACAAATGCAATTACACAGGATAAGATATATAAAGGAGATTTTAGTAATTCCAAAAATTATGGTTTTTATGAAATAGATCAAGATTCTAAGCATGATCATAGAGCTATAATGGAAAGAAACATTAAAATAGgagaagaaatattaaagggtaatttaaaagataatatttaTAGGGGAAAAGATGCACATGAAAAAGCATTgacaataaataaagatagtttagcaaaaaataaatatacaggACTATATGGCCCTGTAAGAAATAGCGGAGCAAATGTGAGGGTTACTTTAAGAATTGATTATGAACCTTGTATATGTAAAGATTACAAAGAAACAGGATATTGTGGTTTTGGAgatacatgtatttatttacatgaCAGAAGTGACTATAAAAGTGGTTGGAAAATTGAACAAGAATAtcaagaaaaaagaaaacgagATGATgcactgaaaaaaaaaaagttagaaAAGTGGAAcgaaaaaatgttaaaaaagttGGATGATAAATTAAACAACTCTTtggataatgataataaacaAGAATTTAATAACGAAAATGGAAGTGATAATAATACGGAAAAATCATCTAATTCATCTGCTGTGTCTTCTTGCtcagaaaatgaaaattcaaCGGACAACAGTTCAAgtgataatgaaaataaccTCCCTTTTGCTTgtgtaaaatgtaaaaaaaaatggaaactTGAAATGAATCCCAGTGTTACAGAATGCTTCCATTATTTTTGTGAAAAGTGTTTTATggaaatgtttaaaaaaaataaaaaatgttttaaatgtGGATTACAACTAAATGGCATTATGAATTCAGCCcaaaatattattgatattttaaacaaaaaaaaaccttCCAAATAA
- a CDS encoding dephospho-CoA kinase, protein MFLAFFLDKCILSILALSSIPIGFINRKNKFKKIENHKYAICSTIVMNSFLIYVNKFFGLLGIFNFFLGNYLCLIGITGGIAVGKSTFCNFLKKKDVVVINADDITNQIYKKGSICYNKILKHFGEDILNSDKTINRTLLRKIVFNNEENVKYINKITHTYIILQIIKECLKYKFLHFKYNVAIEAPLLIETKLYLLTSPVILLKSSVKNQIKRILSRDKNCTYDTAMSIIKNQLPTDEKIRYADIIINNDGDLLDLQMKCDVVFNKYLKSFFF, encoded by the exons atgtttttagcattttttttgGACAAATGTATTTTAAGCATCCTGGCTTTAAGTTCAATTCCTATTGGATTcataaacagaaaaaataaatttaagaaaatagaaaatcaTAAATATGCAATATGCAGCACAATAGTTATGAAcagttttttaatttatgtaaataagtTTTTTGGTTTATTAGgaatatttaacttttttttagggaattatttatgtttgaTTGGAATAACAGGAGGTATAGCAGTTGGTAAATCaacattttgtaattttttaaaaaaaaaggatgttGTTGTTATTAATGCAGACGATATAACAAAccagatatataaaaagggaTCAATCTgttataacaaaattttaaaacattttggAGAAGATATTTTGAACAGTGATAAAACTATTAATAGAACTTTATTAAGAAAGATTGTCtttaataatgaagaaaatgttaaatatataaataaaataacacacacttatattatattacagATAATTAAAGaatgtttaaaatataaatttttgcattttaaatataatgtagCTATAGAGGCGCCATTATTAATTGAAacgaaattatatttattaactaGTCCAGTTATACTGTTAAAATCATCTGttaaaaatcaaataaaacGTATATTATCGAGAGATAAAAATTGCACATACGACACAGCCATGAGTATAATTAA aaatCAGCTACCCACAGATGAAAAAATACGATACGCAGACATTATAATAAACAACGACGGAGATTTATTAGACCTGCAGATGAAATGTGATGTGGTTTTTAACAAATATCTGAAgagttttttcttttaa
- a CDS encoding gamma-tubulin complex component, which produces MIHEIIVSLIGQTGDIIILVDKKREKTTNGSNINIDEYGFEVNNNIHIFLNSEIKIINEIVELGYYFYIINIFCLLVKKNTIYKDLTHIHKFNKLNAEKKRKKKRKKKRDDCMNENLQGDDNSSSYASSSSFSSSSDESSSYDEESEDSNNLSNSYKKRKFEKKNEINNYFGVILKNIKSLNNASPYGYYANGLCNEINKFMRRYLKTISEIEEYINNNSNTPLTQILTMLEKKREEIIIIINIIKNYLEFQRKEEQNIVEGESRNKTKEILDFLYEKCLSGNSRIKNIYHKYFKNLGKILLHQIFSWILYGQLLDPYCEFFIQKRQFIYSDDKKVFLSPEELYENLTLTNVQSLNFEWNYLFFQSLSNLPDCCIDKITGRKILFIGKSIRILIRSNKWNTSDIIKLFSITQILSKAFDQTSRRGYKKRGDYYYIDTTAVSYENDISSQSRMNNVRSVNNINNTIKENDVKIANGINTITNDYVPPFSISSSSDSDSSYEHSSDTQNDSINLYCKEIIDITIEKIRSIIAYKLWKYIVKDINLIKIFDLFKDIYLLNNGDFYDYFLDKSWSLMHTPPNSKNEILLKILAWKSSCVSVEDYCKSKYENKKDKLLLEKYEDALFTECTNDENEYNFFNSSNRFHFDADNSENIISKYFYPRISYKKFSYDSFEREKHDNLILGGMSYIYDKKIVLNDFFRGIQTLYKKKYYDYDNIFSVCINNYRQQILRGFKHGFDFSVNFNNFFDNQFVHNENKEVNVEGVGVKSDNTNQIQNGDNFLVGCCFALVIHSMKNPLLYKTDVLSRSLGYWGSLGDCLSVEIKVKFYEKKTSEQDKMSQLSINASIEYGNNLNSVILGDVEIEVSLYIGGKGISSFVHNSNSYTVDYTKESILNNKLLADNINQEKIWIYENMKKDENYFKKRNINNVNIIDQDNLTNGTPQGNSNNNNDKETTLPVLKIQSNKQIFHDINKNTLTKFRVRINCLKHSFSVYIQKLDEYNINLNTPKNKIKPIIHIRALDMTQAFTLDIGNGYIGFYTCPILFKHKLLKKKSKLNEWFKRFYSDTLSADSTIYQDFFNMGNEKNKEAIQNELKNINKIILYSKQEKKKSTNGSDDCGGTSRDLSKNVLLFSSHDCSVEIYKWFHQSYKSPIEIPEVDVDNETLIFYDKQINKNIKIHSGLNLWNNVEIHFKLTWPIALIINTNTIYTYNSIFQFLFLLGRIYYNLKILCYHNRHLYKYLNYKKGALLFSYLFSIRYKMQFFFFHLIKYLQEDIINYEYRQMITQIHKSKDFEYTKSIHDLYISQVATKCFLRVQDITIPLMELIDISFKFCYFFQCLIENELFTDILNYEINEEEDRKKGDINKNVGNDSTDENINENDNDLNQVIEKLLQYNDIFNEKLACVLNEMVNVSANSNHAYLVHLLTIIDFNNYITKIKDSIIGKSKGVGENSEDERSSKNIIAKGEEYKNENEHVNEYENKNEDVNEYENKNEDGNEYENKNEYENEYENKNVWPRDKRAEKGAITGRNNIHFSKRDDNKMEYTDIENMNISDNYYVDKRDIYSGNLQNGNNISITGMSHNISEINELGNRNNNFLKKRIVNKFSNLIYNNNSDEKEYQHGDGINEHDQNNISVQSNKNILNGNVNVAYEDSSFRRYSNIDNYDNNYQSNINYNSVYNDIIYNDASYNRSHQTNSIYNDSNNNNNSYNSYNGYSSYNSHNKYNNYNILIDKYSNILNSYMNNSNNSNNNSNSVYNSIKSYSNNSHMDSYNSVLDASKLKHINHISNIPNENNNVNNFSMYNIEIGLNNNILNQENNITGKINNMKLKMDLNDNKSTFDQNPLGINNKDTENNKGNNNNATTNLNSLIDLNLKKNFNVQNLIDNYNYNYDISSTNNSFHPYNMDKYKSSNNNKSQLYNIPNMSNYGNIPLNIYQNENNISEMEGDIDREKHKHNK; this is translated from the exons ATGATTCACGAAATAATTGTAAGCTTGATAGGGCAAACAGgagatataattattttagtggacaaaaaaagggaaaaaacgACAAATGGAagcaatataaatatagatgAATATGGGTTTGaagtaaataataacattCACATATTCCTTAAttcagaaataaaaataatcaacGAGATAGTGGAATTAGGttactatttttacataataaatatcttTTGCTTGTTAGTTAAAAAGAATACAATTTATAAAGATttaacacatatacacaaatttaataaattaaatgcagaaaaaaagagaaaaaaaaaaagaaaaaaaaaaagagatgaTTGTATGAATGAAAACTTACAAGGAGACGACAACAGCTCAAGTTATGCTAGTTCGTCTTCCTTCAGTTCTTCTTCAGATGAATCCTCCTCATATGATGAAGAATCAGAAGACAGTAATAATTTAAGtaattcttataaaaaaagaaagttcgaaaaaaagaatgaaataaataattattttggtgtaatattgaaaaatataaaaagctTAAATAATGCAAGTCCCTACGGATATTATGCTAATGGTTTATgcaatgaaataaataaatttatgagaagatatttaaaaacaattagtgaaatagaagaatatataaataacaacaGTAACACACCATTAACACAAATACTAACAAtgctagaaaaaaaaagagaggaaataataataataataaatattataaaaaattatttagagTTTCAAAGAAAGGAAGAACAGAATATAGTGGAGGGAGAAAgtagaaataaaacaaaagaaattttagATTTCTTGTATGAAAAATGTTTAAGTGGAAATTCAAGaattaagaatatttatcacaaatattttaaaaatttaggaaaaatattattgcaTCAAATTTTTTCATGGATACTTTATGGTCAATTGTTAGATCCATATTGTGAGTTTTTTATTCAGAAAAgacaatttatttattctgaTGATAAGAAAGTATTTTTGTCCCCTGaagaattatatgaaaatttaacaTTAACTAATGTGCAGAGTTTAAATTTTGAatggaattatttattttttcaatcaCTCTCTAATTTGCCAGATTGTTGTATAGATAAAATTACTGGTAGGAAAATACTGTTTATAGGAAAATCAATTCGAATATTAATTAGAAGCAATAAATGGAATACTAGTGATATCATTAAATTGTTTTCGATTACTCAGATATTGTCCAAAGCGTTTGATCAAACATCCAGGAGgggttataaaaaaagaggggactattattatatagataCTACGGCTGTGAGTTATGAAAATGATATTAGTAGTCAGAGTCGTATGAATAATGTAAGAAGtgtgaataatataaacaacaCGATTAAAGAAAATGATGTAAAAATTGCAAACGGAATAAATACAATCACAAATGATTATGTACCCCCATTTAGCATTTCAAGCTCTAGTGACTCTGATAGTTCGTATGAACATTCATCTGACACGCAAAATGActctataaatttatattgcAAAGAAATAATTGATATTACTATCGAAAAGATCAGAAGCATAATAGCTTATAAATTGTGGAAATACATAgttaaagatataaatttaataaaaatatttgacctatttaaagatatatatttattaaataatggtgatttttatgattattttttagatAAATCATGGTCTCTAATGCATACACCTCCAAAttctaaaaatgaaattcttttaaaaattttagctTGGAAAAGTTCTTGTGTGTCAGTAGAAGATTACTGTAAAtcgaaatatgaaaataaaaaagataaattacTTTTAGAGAAATATGAAGACGCATTATTTACCGAATGTAcgaatgatgaaaatgaatataatttctttaataGCTCAAATAGATTTCATTTTGATGCAGATAATtctgaaaatattatttccaAGTATTTCTACCCAAGGATATCATACAAGAAATTTTCCTATGATTCATTTGAAAGAGAAAAACatgataatttaatattaggTGGTATGagctatatatatgataaaaaaattgtgttaaatgatttttttagAGGAATACAAACTTTGTATAAGAAAAAGTATTATGATTATGATAACATTTTTAGCGTATGCATAAACAATTATAGGCAACAAATATTAAGAGGGTTTAAACATGGTTTTGATTTTTcagttaattttaataatttttttgacaACCAATTTGTgcataatgaaaataaagaggTGAATGTGGAAGGAGTAGGTGTGAAAAGTGATAATACGAATCAAATACAAAATGGAGATAATTTTCTTGTTGGTTGTTGTTTTGCCTTAGTTATTCATTCAATGAAAAATCCTTTGCTTTATAAAACGGATGTATTAAGTCGTTCTTTGGGGTATTGGGGATCTTTAGGTGATTGCCTATCTGTtgaaataaaagtaaaattttatgaaaagaaAACTAGCGAACAGGATAAAATGTCTCAACTTAGTATAAATGCTAGTATTGAGTAtggaaataatttaaatagcGTAATATTAGGAGATGTGGAAATAGAAGTTTCTCTCTACATAGGGGGAAAGGGTATATCATCATTCGTTCATAATAGCAACAGTTATACTGTTGATTATACGAAAGAGTCTATTTTGAATAACAAGTTATTAGCAGATAATATAAATCAAGAAAAGATATGGATCtatgaaaatatgaagaaagatgaaaattattttaaaaagagaaatataaataatgtaaatataatagatCAGGATAATTTAACGAATGGAACCCCCCAAGggaatagtaataataataatgataaagaGACGACATTACCTGTGTTAAAAATTCAGAGcaataaacaaatttttcacgatataaataaaaatacattaaccAAATTTCGTGTGAGAATAAACTGCTTAAAACATTCCTTTAGcgtatatatacagaaaTTAGATGAATACAACATAAATTTGAATActccaaaaaataaaataaaaccaattattcatataagaGCTTTAGATATGACACAAGCCTTCACCTTAGATATTGGAAATGGTTACATAGGTTTTTATACTTGCCCAATATTATTTAAGCataaattgttaaaaaaaaaaagtaagcTAAATGAATGGTTCAAAAGATTTTATAGTGACACATTAAGTGCTGATTCGACCATTTACCAGGACTTTTTTAACATgggtaatgaaaaaaataaagaagccATACAGAACGagcttaaaaatataaataaaataatcctTTATAGCAAGC aagaaaaaaaaaaaagcactaATGGTAGCGATGATTGTGGTGGTACTAGTAGGGACCTATCGAAAAACGTACTTTTATTTAGTTCCCATGATTGTTCAgtggaaatatataaatggttTCACCAATCGTATAAATCACCCATAGAAATTCCCGAAGTTGATGTAGACAATGaaacattaatattttatgataagcaaataaataaaaatataaaaattcatagTGGGTTGAATTTATGGAATAACGTggaaatacattttaaactTACGTGGCCAATTgctttaattattaatacgaatactatatatacgtataattcaattttccaatttttgtttcttttaggtagaatttattataatttgaaaattttgtgTTATCATAATAggcatttatataaatatttaaattataaaaagggTGCCttgttattttcttatttgttCTCTATTAGGTATAAAAtgcaatttttcttttttcatttgattaaatatttacaagaggatattattaattatgaatatagACAGATGATTACGCAAATTCATAAATCAAAAGATTTTGAATATACTAAATCTATTCACGATTTGTACATTTCTCAAGTAGCAACAAAATGCTTTTTGCGTGTTCAAGATATAACCATCCCTTTGATGGAGTTAATagatatttcttttaaattctgttatttttttcaatgcTTGATAGAAAACGAGTTGTTTACAGATATtctaaattatgaaataaatgaagaagaggatagaaaaaaaggggatattaataaaaatgtgggAAATGATTCCActgatgaaaatattaatgagaATGATAATGATTTAAATCAAgttattgaaaaattattacagtataatgatatatttaacgAAAAGTTAGCCTGCGTTTTGAACGAAATGGTCAACGTAAGTGCTAACAGTAACCATGCCTACCTTGTCCATTTATTGACCATAATAGACTTCAATAACTACATAACTAAAATAAAGGATTCTATCATAGGAAAGTCCAAAGGCGTAGGAGAAAATAGTGAAGATGAGAGaagtagtaaaaatataattgcaAAAGGAgaggaatataaaaatgaaaatgaacacgtaaatgaatatgaaaataaaaatgaagacgtaaatgaatatgaaaataaaaatgaagacgGAAATGAATAtgagaataaaaatgaatacgaaaatgaatatgaaaataaaaatgtgtgGCCACGGGATAAACGTGCAGAAAAGGGTGCTATAACTGGCAGgaataatattcattttagcAAAAGAGATGATAACAAAATGGAATATACAGATATAGAAAACATGAATATTAGTGATAACTATTACGTTGACAAGAGAGATATTTACTCAGGAAACCTTCAAAATGGTAATAACATTTCAATAACTGGTATGTCTCATAACATTTCAGAAATAAACGAATTAggtaatagaaataataattttttaaagaaaagaatagtTAACAAATTTAGCAATTtgatttataataataattctgaTGAAAAGGAATACCAACATGGAGATGGAATAAATGAACATGACCAAAATAATATCTCAGTACAAAGTAACAAAAACATCTTGAATGGAAATGTCAATGTAGCATATGAAGATAGCAGCTTCCGTAGATATAGCAATATAgataattatgataataattatcagagtaatattaattacaACAGTGTTTACAAcgatattatttataatgatGCTAGTTATAACCGTAGCCACCAGACCAATAGCATTTACAATGATAgcaacaacaataataacagttATAACAGTTATAACGGTTATAGCAGCTATAACAGTCATAAcaaatataacaattataaCATTCTAATTGACAAGTACTCAAATATATTGAATAGCTACAtgaataatagcaataatagtaacaataacagtaattCAGTTTATAACTCTATCAAGAGCTATTCAAATAATTCCCATATGGATTCGTATAATTCTGTATTAGATGCATCCAAATTAAAGCATATAAACCATATTTCTAATATACCAAATGAAAAcaataatgttaataattttagtatGTATAACATAGAAATAGGTTTAAACAATAACATATTAAAtcaagaaaataatatcacAGGAAAGATTAATAATATGAAGCTGAAAATGGATTTAAATGATAACAAAAGTACCTTTGATCAAAATCCTTTgggtattaataataaagatacGGAAAACAATaaaggtaataataataatgcaaCAACTAATTTAAATAGCCTCATTGATTTAAATCTTAAAAAGAACTTTAATGTGCAAAATTTAATAGACAATTACAATTACAATTACGATATCTCATCTACTAATAATTCTTTTCACCCTTATAATatggataaatataaaagcagcaataataataaatctCAGTTGTATAACATTCCCAATATGTCTAATTATGGCAATATtccattaaatatttatcaaaatgaaaacaatatAAGTGAAATGGAAGGAGATATTGATAGAGAAAAACACaaacataataaatga